One genomic segment of Longimicrobiaceae bacterium includes these proteins:
- a CDS encoding ATP-binding protein produces MVPDPNRTGAPDGVPGDRPGEPGRETAEREAALRRGESRLGARDPYAGMAPPDVAARAFAALAENSRDYAIFLMDPDGIITFWGEGARLIKWWTKEQTEGAHLRLLYPDGGSEDGTAESHLEEAAATGEYTGEGHRVRSDGSTFWAGVTLTALRDDAGVLLGFAKTTRDLTATRAAGAALLAANDAAEQARTEAEVANRAKSLFLATMSHEIRTPINAIMGYAELLDMELGGPLTEAQRGHLTRIRTSSVHLLGLIDEVLDFSRIEADRLAVGLSAGRIGDAVDGALALVQPQAHARGLDLNDRVSAFSADVTYWGDEERVRQVLVNLLSNAVKFTPPGGRITLSAGTAERPSPQAKLEGPGPWAYVRVEDTGPGIDPARLDAIFQPFEQVDMNLTRRHGGTGLGLTISLRLARLMGGDLTVNSEPGVGSTFVLWLPAAPLPAESLSPGTSPPHGALPIALLQAVQEAITLEMDRLLHAYVARLRGDPRFVHARGIPEPELEDHLVSFLADVAGTLGGADLAAGAEAGSLRDGTAIQRTIAQRHGAQRQRLGWTAAEVRGEFRVLREELEAALRRRLHPEREGEVDEAVGLVTVFVDTAEQVSLASHALAAAGVEDV; encoded by the coding sequence ATGGTCCCAGACCCGAACAGAACGGGCGCCCCTGACGGCGTTCCCGGAGACCGGCCCGGCGAGCCCGGCCGCGAGACCGCCGAGCGCGAGGCTGCCCTGCGGCGCGGCGAGTCGCGCTTGGGCGCCCGCGACCCCTATGCCGGCATGGCGCCGCCGGACGTGGCTGCGCGCGCCTTCGCGGCGCTGGCCGAGAACTCGCGCGACTACGCCATCTTCCTGATGGACCCCGACGGCATCATCACCTTCTGGGGCGAGGGCGCGCGGCTCATCAAGTGGTGGACCAAGGAGCAGACCGAGGGCGCCCACCTGCGCCTGCTGTACCCGGACGGCGGCTCCGAAGACGGCACCGCCGAGTCGCACCTGGAGGAAGCGGCCGCCACCGGCGAGTACACGGGCGAGGGGCACCGCGTGCGCAGCGACGGCTCCACCTTCTGGGCGGGCGTCACGCTCACCGCGCTGCGGGACGACGCGGGCGTGCTGCTGGGCTTCGCCAAGACCACGCGCGACCTGACCGCCACCCGCGCCGCGGGCGCCGCGCTGCTCGCCGCCAACGACGCCGCCGAGCAGGCGCGCACCGAAGCGGAAGTGGCCAACCGCGCCAAGAGCCTCTTCCTGGCCACCATGAGCCACGAGATCCGCACCCCCATCAACGCCATCATGGGCTATGCGGAGCTGCTGGACATGGAGCTGGGCGGGCCGCTCACCGAGGCGCAGCGCGGCCACCTGACCCGCATCCGCACCAGCAGCGTGCACCTGCTGGGGCTGATCGACGAGGTGCTGGACTTCTCGCGCATCGAGGCCGACCGGCTGGCCGTGGGCCTTTCCGCCGGCCGGATCGGCGACGCGGTGGACGGCGCCCTCGCGCTGGTGCAGCCGCAGGCGCACGCCCGCGGCCTGGACCTGAACGACCGCGTCTCGGCCTTCTCGGCCGACGTGACGTACTGGGGCGACGAGGAGCGCGTGCGCCAGGTGCTGGTGAACCTGCTCTCCAACGCGGTCAAGTTCACCCCGCCCGGCGGCCGCATCACCCTCAGCGCCGGCACCGCCGAGCGGCCCTCGCCCCAGGCGAAGCTGGAGGGGCCGGGGCCGTGGGCGTACGTGCGCGTGGAAGACACGGGGCCCGGCATCGACCCGGCGCGGCTGGACGCCATCTTCCAGCCGTTCGAGCAGGTGGACATGAACTTGACGCGCCGCCACGGCGGCACGGGCCTGGGCCTCACCATCAGCCTGCGGCTGGCGCGGCTCATGGGCGGCGACCTCACGGTGAACAGCGAGCCCGGCGTGGGCTCCACCTTCGTGCTGTGGCTGCCCGCCGCCCCGCTCCCGGCGGAGTCGCTCTCCCCCGGCACCTCCCCGCCCCACGGCGCGCTGCCGATCGCCCTCCTCCAGGCGGTCCAGGAAGCGATCACGCTCGAGATGGACCGGCTGCTGCACGCGTACGTGGCGCGCCTGCGCGGCGACCCGCGGTTCGTCCACGCCCGCGGCATCCCCGAGCCCGAGCTGGAGGACCACCTGGTCTCGTTCCTGGCCGACGTGGCGGGCACGCTGGGCGGCGCCGACCTGGCGGCCGGCGCCGAAGCGGGCTCGCTGCGCGACGGCACCGCCATCCAGCGCACCATCGCCCAACGCCATGGCGCGCAGCGGCAGCGCCTGGGCTGGACCGCCGCTGAGGTGCGCGGCGAGTTCCGCGTTCTCCGCGAAGAGCTGGAAGCCGCCCTCCGCCGCCGCCTCCACCCCGAACGCGAGGGCGAGGTAGACGAGGCCGTAGGATTGGTCACCGTCTTCGTCGACACCGCCGAGCAGGTCAGCCTCGCCAGTCACGCCCTCGCCGCCGCGGGCGTCGAGGACGTGTAG
- a CDS encoding PDZ domain-containing protein — translation MPTFRRALPALAAPALLLANAAGAHAQARVTYEIAFPNAVHHEAQVTATFAGVPAGRPLQVRMSRSSPGRYALHEFAKNVYGVHASDGAGRPLSFTRPNPHEWDVAGHDGTVRMTYTLYGDRTDGTYAGIDASHAHLNMPAAFMWARGLDAAPIRVTFHRAPGWSVATQLMPTADSATFTAPNLQYFMDSPTEVGPVRWRTWHQKNGATDVTVRMAMHHLGTDAELDAFAEMAKKTVAEEAAVFGGMPSDRGVYTFIVDYLPWANGDGMEHRNSTIITSPRPLSTGAMDNIGTVSHEFFHQWNVERIRPRALEPFNFEEANMSGELWFAEGFTSYYDALFLRRAGIYNDSAYADDVTGNVTTVLNAPGRRLFSAVEMSMQAPFVDAAASIDPQNRQNTFISYYTFGAALGLGLDLTLRERFPNVTLDDYMRAMWQQHGRFQSAALAPERPYTLADLRRVLGQVTGDAAFANDFFDRYVQGHEALDYERLLAPAGFLVRKAHAGAPWLGTGFVDDDGVIVASGPVVGGSFYRAGIDREDRIVSIAGQAATTADAARTALLAHRPGETVPVEVEQRGVRRTVNVTLVENPAVEVVPYEAAGRPVTDEMRAFRARWLGSKAGM, via the coding sequence ATGCCGACCTTCCGACGCGCGCTCCCGGCGCTGGCCGCCCCCGCGCTCCTGCTCGCGAACGCCGCGGGTGCGCACGCCCAGGCGCGCGTAACGTACGAGATCGCCTTCCCCAACGCGGTGCATCACGAGGCGCAGGTGACCGCCACCTTCGCCGGCGTGCCCGCGGGCCGGCCGCTCCAGGTGCGCATGAGCCGGTCGTCGCCCGGCCGGTACGCGCTGCACGAGTTCGCCAAGAACGTGTACGGCGTGCACGCCTCCGACGGGGCGGGGCGGCCGCTGTCGTTCACCCGGCCCAACCCGCACGAGTGGGACGTGGCGGGGCACGACGGCACGGTGCGGATGACGTACACGCTGTACGGCGACCGGACGGACGGCACGTACGCGGGCATCGACGCCAGCCACGCGCACCTGAACATGCCGGCGGCGTTCATGTGGGCGCGCGGGCTGGACGCGGCGCCCATCCGCGTGACCTTCCACCGCGCGCCGGGGTGGAGCGTGGCCACGCAGCTGATGCCCACGGCGGACTCGGCGACGTTCACCGCGCCCAATCTCCAGTACTTCATGGACAGCCCGACGGAGGTGGGGCCCGTCCGCTGGCGCACCTGGCACCAGAAGAACGGCGCCACCGACGTGACGGTGCGGATGGCGATGCACCACCTGGGCACCGACGCGGAGCTGGACGCGTTCGCGGAGATGGCGAAGAAGACGGTGGCCGAGGAGGCGGCGGTCTTCGGCGGGATGCCGTCGGACCGCGGCGTGTACACGTTCATCGTGGACTACCTGCCGTGGGCAAACGGCGACGGCATGGAGCACCGCAACTCCACCATCATCACCTCGCCTCGCCCGCTGAGCACCGGGGCGATGGACAACATCGGCACGGTGAGCCACGAGTTCTTCCACCAGTGGAACGTGGAGCGCATCCGCCCCAGGGCGCTGGAGCCGTTCAACTTCGAGGAAGCCAACATGAGCGGCGAGCTGTGGTTCGCCGAGGGCTTCACCAGCTACTACGACGCGCTCTTCCTTCGCCGCGCCGGCATCTACAACGACTCGGCGTATGCGGACGACGTGACGGGGAACGTGACCACGGTGCTGAACGCGCCCGGCCGGCGGCTGTTCAGCGCGGTCGAGATGAGCATGCAGGCGCCGTTCGTGGACGCGGCGGCCTCCATCGACCCGCAGAACCGGCAGAACACCTTCATCTCGTACTACACGTTCGGGGCGGCGCTGGGGCTGGGGCTGGACCTGACGCTGCGCGAGCGCTTCCCCAACGTGACGCTGGACGACTACATGCGGGCCATGTGGCAGCAGCACGGCCGCTTCCAGAGCGCCGCGCTGGCGCCCGAGCGGCCGTACACGCTGGCCGACCTGCGGCGCGTGCTGGGCCAGGTGACGGGAGACGCGGCCTTCGCGAACGACTTCTTCGACCGCTACGTGCAGGGCCACGAGGCGCTGGACTACGAGCGGCTGCTGGCGCCGGCCGGGTTCCTCGTCCGCAAGGCGCACGCGGGGGCGCCGTGGCTGGGAACGGGCTTCGTGGACGACGACGGGGTGATCGTGGCGAGCGGCCCCGTGGTGGGCGGCAGCTTCTACCGCGCCGGGATCGACCGCGAGGACCGCATCGTGAGCATCGCGGGGCAGGCGGCGACCACGGCCGATGCGGCACGCACGGCGCTGCTGGCGCACCGCCCGGGCGAGACGGTGCCGGTGGAGGTGGAGCAGCGTGGCGTGCGACGCACCGTGAACGTGACGCTGGTGGAGAACCCGGCGGTCGAGGTGGTGCCGTACGAGGCGGCGGGCCGGCCGGTGACGGACGAGATGCGCGCCTTCCGTGCGCGCTGGCTGGGCTCCAAGGCGGGGATGTAG
- a CDS encoding outer membrane beta-barrel protein: protein MHKLSRVFLSLALVGMAATQARAQQGFALKGHFLYNSNKVSRDSIPTKDGFDVGAEYVLPFGIGVGVTGYTTGKASEATHSATSYGVLAEANYFLKLPLIPLAPYAGVHAGLGRYTVEDLQSPSTPKFHDNRNQLGFQVGVRSQLTSMFGVDAQYRRVSQSAADNQDGRLSRNQVLVGITLF, encoded by the coding sequence ATGCACAAGCTTTCCCGCGTTTTCCTCTCGCTCGCGCTGGTGGGCATGGCCGCCACGCAGGCCAGGGCGCAGCAGGGTTTCGCGCTCAAGGGGCACTTCCTGTACAACTCCAACAAGGTGAGCCGCGACTCCATCCCCACCAAGGACGGGTTCGACGTGGGCGCGGAGTACGTGCTCCCGTTCGGCATCGGCGTGGGCGTGACGGGCTACACCACGGGTAAGGCGAGCGAGGCCACCCACAGCGCCACCAGCTACGGCGTGCTGGCCGAGGCCAACTACTTCCTGAAGCTGCCGCTGATCCCGCTGGCGCCGTATGCCGGCGTGCACGCGGGCCTGGGCCGCTACACGGTGGAAGACCTCCAGTCGCCGTCCACGCCCAAGTTCCACGACAACCGCAACCAGTTGGGCTTCCAGGTGGGCGTGCGCTCGCAGCTCACGTCCATGTTCGGGGTGGACGCGCAGTACCGCCGCGTGAGCCAGTCCGCCGCCGACAACCAGGACGGCCGCCTCTCGCGCAACCAGGTGCTCGTGGGCATCACGCTCTTCTGA
- a CDS encoding GNAT family N-acetyltransferase: MIAQLPTLTTERLALRPLTLADAPAVQRLAGAREVADTTLTVPHPYPDGVAEAWIAMHADRFAAGDEAVFGITLRETGELMGVVGLVATRAHRRAELGYWMGVPFWGRGFCTEAARAAVRFALTVWEMSRVTAHHFTRNPASGAVLLKAGMMREGMQRRHVLKNGVLEDIEMYGILREELDAPRGG, translated from the coding sequence ATGATCGCCCAGCTCCCGACCCTCACGACCGAGCGCCTGGCACTTCGCCCGCTCACCCTGGCCGACGCGCCCGCGGTGCAGCGGCTGGCCGGCGCCCGCGAGGTGGCAGACACCACGCTCACCGTGCCGCACCCGTACCCGGACGGCGTGGCGGAGGCGTGGATCGCCATGCACGCCGACCGCTTCGCCGCAGGCGACGAGGCCGTGTTCGGCATCACGCTTCGCGAGACGGGCGAGCTGATGGGTGTCGTGGGCCTCGTGGCCACGCGGGCGCACCGGCGTGCGGAGCTGGGCTACTGGATGGGCGTGCCGTTCTGGGGGCGCGGCTTCTGCACCGAGGCGGCGCGCGCGGCGGTGCGGTTCGCGCTCACGGTCTGGGAGATGAGCCGCGTGACCGCACACCACTTCACGCGCAACCCCGCGTCCGGCGCGGTGCTGCTGAAGGCGGGGATGATGCGCGAAGGCATGCAGCGCCGCCACGTCCTGAAGAACGGCGTGCTGGAGGACATCGAGATGTACGGCATCCTCCGCGAGGAGCTGGACGCGCCGCGCGGTGGGTAG
- a CDS encoding glutaminyl-peptide cyclotransferase has translation MRLIATAAMAATMGMAVTLGMAGCSGDEPQGNNPPEQPAFPAATVARPAVVASFPHDTSSFTEGIFWHDGALYESTGRNGLSLVRKVEPATGKVLQQVRLDTTYFGEGLTLLGGKLYQLTWQTHVGLVYDPVTFKQVSSFSFDGEGWGLTNDGKSLVMSDGTDRIRFLDPVNFQIVRTIDVRDGSTPVTQLNELEWIRGELWANVWHTDRIARIDASNGRVIQWLDLSGLLKPGDVTDREAVLNGIAYDADHDRVLVTGKLWPKIFEIRLPAASSSVAGAPLAAPSSDSAAAK, from the coding sequence ATGCGACTGATTGCCACGGCCGCGATGGCCGCGACGATGGGGATGGCGGTGACGCTGGGGATGGCCGGGTGCAGCGGCGACGAGCCGCAGGGTAACAACCCGCCGGAGCAGCCGGCGTTTCCCGCGGCCACGGTGGCGCGGCCCGCCGTGGTCGCCTCGTTCCCGCACGACACCAGCTCGTTCACCGAGGGCATCTTCTGGCACGACGGCGCGCTGTACGAGAGCACGGGGCGCAACGGCCTGTCGCTGGTGCGCAAGGTGGAGCCGGCCACGGGCAAGGTGCTCCAGCAGGTGCGGCTGGACACCACGTACTTCGGCGAGGGGCTCACCCTGCTGGGCGGCAAGCTCTACCAGCTCACCTGGCAGACGCACGTGGGCCTCGTGTACGACCCCGTCACGTTCAAGCAGGTGTCCAGCTTCTCGTTCGACGGCGAGGGCTGGGGGCTCACCAACGACGGCAAGTCGCTGGTGATGAGCGACGGGACGGACCGCATCCGCTTCCTGGACCCGGTGAACTTTCAGATCGTCCGCACCATCGACGTGCGCGACGGGTCCACCCCGGTCACGCAGCTCAACGAGCTGGAGTGGATACGCGGCGAGCTGTGGGCCAACGTGTGGCACACCGACCGCATCGCCCGCATCGACGCCAGCAACGGACGGGTGATCCAGTGGCTGGACCTCTCCGGCCTGCTCAAGCCCGGCGACGTGACCGACCGCGAGGCCGTGCTCAACGGCATCGCCTACGACGCGGACCACGACCGCGTGCTGGTGACGGGAAAGCTGTGGCCGAAGATCTTCGAGATCCGCCTCCCCGCGGCATCTTCCAGCGTAGCCGGAGCGCCCCTGGCGGCGCCGTCCTCCGACTCGGCGGCGGCGAAGTAG
- a CDS encoding EamA family transporter yields MSTDSPAVPLSPSIADGGRARRFAGYGLALTAGALWGMTGPISEALYKEGANITEIGFWRVLLAVLGFLAYGCFRPAMFRIDRRGVLVIALGGGALVAAFEVAFQHAISNLGVAAAVTLLYTAPVMITLLAGPLLKERVTAVRVALALVVLAGVAMTVFGAQGAKPAWNAVGIVGGMVAAVSYAGTTLLARYVVPRYGSLKMLFWELLGGTVILAVLLPLVGRPLLPGGAFPAWMQSTQPWIFIVALGISTVVLANFAFFGATKRIDAAPTAVGASCEPVVGSLAALAIFGQNLTPLGWAGLALVVSGVVTGYLREARETDEEPNAPRG; encoded by the coding sequence ATGTCGACCGATTCCCCGGCCGTACCCCTCTCTCCATCCATCGCCGACGGCGGGCGCGCGCGGCGGTTCGCCGGCTACGGGCTGGCACTCACGGCGGGGGCGCTGTGGGGGATGACGGGCCCCATCAGCGAGGCGCTGTACAAGGAGGGCGCCAACATCACGGAGATCGGGTTCTGGCGGGTGCTGCTGGCGGTGCTGGGCTTCCTGGCGTACGGCTGCTTCCGGCCCGCGATGTTCCGCATCGACCGGCGCGGGGTGCTGGTGATCGCGCTGGGTGGCGGGGCGCTGGTTGCGGCGTTCGAGGTCGCGTTCCAGCACGCGATCAGCAACCTGGGCGTGGCGGCGGCGGTGACGCTGCTCTACACGGCGCCGGTGATGATCACGCTGCTCGCCGGGCCGCTGCTGAAGGAGCGGGTCACGGCGGTGCGCGTGGCTCTGGCGCTGGTGGTGCTGGCCGGCGTGGCGATGACGGTGTTCGGCGCGCAGGGCGCGAAGCCGGCGTGGAACGCGGTGGGGATCGTGGGCGGGATGGTGGCGGCGGTCAGCTACGCGGGCACCACGCTGCTGGCCCGTTACGTGGTGCCGCGCTACGGCTCGCTGAAGATGCTGTTCTGGGAGCTGCTGGGCGGCACGGTCATTCTCGCCGTGCTGCTGCCGCTGGTGGGCCGGCCCTTGCTACCCGGCGGCGCGTTCCCGGCGTGGATGCAGTCCACGCAGCCGTGGATCTTCATCGTGGCGCTGGGAATCAGCACGGTGGTGCTCGCCAACTTCGCCTTCTTCGGGGCGACGAAGCGCATCGACGCGGCGCCGACGGCGGTTGGGGCGAGCTGCGAGCCGGTGGTGGGGTCGCTGGCGGCGCTCGCGATCTTCGGGCAGAACCTGACGCCGCTGGGGTGGGCGGGCCTCGCGCTCGTCGTATCGGGCGTGGTGACCGGCTACCTGCGCGAGGCGAGGGAGACGGATGAGGAGCCGAACGCGCCGAGGGGCTGA
- a CDS encoding alpha/beta hydrolase, with protein sequence MRLVTWEAAVVVGVMELAANPARAQPPRRQAVPAGWYDAPAGAPYVALAVTVAVDSGPALGGTLTLPCAAPRPLAAVVLVSGSGPEDRDGGVPPDPYRPLRDVADTLSRRGIAVLRLDDRGVGQGDFHHRSSITRVAADVRAALAYLRARGDVDSARLGVMGHSEGGAVAPMLAAEDSTLRLIALLGAPGQRLGDALREQVSTSVARDRSLATPAARDSALRVRSAYLDRTIQRMWGAGELEYDPLATARAVRSAAVLVLQGETDWQVLPRQAGALGAAFREAGNPDVTVRVFPEVDHLMLRDPDGDPDGYEQLPSQRVAPEVLGALADWAAARLDEPAPALGQGRSRGDARICR encoded by the coding sequence ATGCGATTGGTGACGTGGGAGGCGGCGGTCGTGGTGGGCGTGATGGAGCTGGCGGCGAACCCCGCGCGTGCCCAGCCGCCGAGGCGCCAGGCGGTGCCGGCGGGGTGGTACGATGCGCCGGCCGGGGCGCCGTACGTGGCCCTGGCGGTGACGGTGGCGGTGGATTCCGGACCCGCGCTGGGCGGAACGCTCACGCTGCCGTGCGCGGCGCCGCGGCCGCTGGCGGCGGTGGTGCTCGTGTCCGGATCGGGGCCCGAGGACCGCGACGGGGGCGTGCCGCCGGACCCGTACCGCCCCCTGCGCGACGTCGCCGACACGCTCTCGCGGCGCGGGATCGCGGTGCTGCGGCTGGACGACCGCGGCGTGGGCCAGGGCGACTTCCACCATCGCTCCAGCATAACCCGGGTCGCGGCGGACGTGCGCGCCGCGCTCGCCTACCTGCGCGCCCGCGGCGACGTGGACTCCGCGCGGCTGGGGGTGATGGGCCACAGCGAGGGCGGCGCGGTCGCCCCCATGCTCGCGGCGGAGGATTCGACGCTGCGCCTGATCGCGCTGCTGGGCGCGCCGGGGCAGCGGCTGGGCGACGCGCTGCGCGAGCAGGTGAGCACGTCCGTCGCGCGCGACCGCAGCCTGGCGACGCCGGCCGCCCGCGACTCGGCGCTGCGGGTGCGGAGCGCCTACCTGGACCGGACGATCCAGCGCATGTGGGGCGCGGGCGAGCTGGAGTACGACCCGCTGGCCACGGCGCGCGCCGTCCGCTCGGCCGCGGTGCTGGTGCTGCAGGGCGAGACGGACTGGCAGGTGCTTCCCCGCCAGGCCGGCGCGCTGGGGGCCGCGTTCCGCGAGGCGGGCAACCCGGACGTGACCGTGCGGGTCTTCCCGGAGGTCGACCACCTGATGCTGCGCGACCCGGACGGCGATCCCGACGGATACGAGCAGCTTCCGTCGCAGCGCGTGGCGCCGGAGGTGCTGGGCGCCTTGGCGGACTGGGCGGCGGCGCGCCTGGACGAGCCCGCGCCCGCCCTCGGCCAGGGGCGGAGCCGCGGGGATGCGCGCATCTGCCGCTGA